GACCAGGCCCGCCAACGTCGACTTGCCGATGCCGCTCGGGCCGACGACCGCCAGGTGGGAGCCCTCCGGCAGCACCAGGTCCAGCGAGCGCACGACGGGTTCCGCGGTGGGGCTCCAGCCGAACGTCACCCCGCGCAGCTCCACGGCGTGCCCGGCGGGTTCGGCGTCGCCGCCCACCACGACGGGTTCCGGGGCGGCCTCGGCCAACCGCCGCAGCGCCACCACCAGCCGCAGCACCACCGTGCTCGTCGTGTCCGCCAGCCGCCGCAGCGCGGGCTGCACGCTCGTGCTCAGGTACACGACCGCGCCCAGCACGCCGCCCGCGGTCAGCTCGCCCGAGCGCACCATGCCGGGCGCGACGACCAGCAGCAGCACCAGCGGCGCGAACCCGCCGAGCGCGATCACCACGCCGCGCAGCGCCGTGGACCACGCCATCCGCACGGTCGCCGCCGCCTGCCGGTCCACCTGCGCCACCACGTCGGCCAGCGCGTGCCCCGCGCCGTCGACCGCGACCACGTCCCGCACGCCCAGGAACACCGTGCCCGCCGCGGTGGCCGTGCCCTCGTCGGCCATCACCAGCCGCCGCTGCCCGCGCGCCAGTGACGGCAGCAGCAGGCCGAACAGCACCAGCGCCGCCACCACCGGCAGGACCACGAGCCAGGCCAGCGACGACACCGTCACGGCCAGCCCGACCAGCGCCGCCGCCGTGGTGACCAGCAGCGCGCGGGCCTGCACCAGCACGCCGGCGGTGGCGTCGCGCACCACCTCGACGTGCCGGGTGATCCGGGCGACGGCGCTCGCGTCGGGTTGCCGCGCGTGCGTGCCGCCGTGCAGGACGCCGCGCACGACCTGCCGCACCAGCGCGTCCCGCAGCGGCTCCACCACCGCGCCCAGGCGCGCGAACACCTGCCGCAGCCCGAACCCGCCGAGCACCGCGCACGCCGCGAACGCCAGCAGCCACGCCACGCCGACCCACGGCCGCCCGGCCGCGAACCCGCGGTCCACGGCGAGCCCGACGAGCCGGCCGGACAGCAGCGCCGGCACGCCCTCCAGCACCGACCAGCCGAGCAGCACCGCGATGCCGCGCCGCTGTTCGCGCAACGCCCGCAGGTAGGTCATCGGATCACCTCGTGGTCTCGCCCCGGGATCTGGTGCGCGGCGGTGCGCGGAACGGCGGTGCGCGGAACGGCGCCGGGCCTCACCCGAACACCGCCCGGTACCCGTCATCGCCCCACAGCTCGTGGTGGGCGCCCGTCGCGCGCACCCGGCCCTCGTCGAGCCACACGACCAGGTCGGCCCGCCGCGCGGTCGCCGCGCGGTGCGTCACCACGACCCTCGTCCGGCCGGGCAGCGCCGTCTCCACCGCCGTCTCCACCGCGTTCTCCGTCACCACGTCCAGGCTCGCCGTCGCGTCGTCGAGCACGAGCACCGCCGGGTCGCGCACGAAGGCGCGCGCCAGGCCCAGCCGCTGCGCCTCGCCACCGGACATCGGCGCGTCCGGCACCGGCGTCGCGTAACCGGACGGCAGCCGCACCACCACGTCGTGCACCTGGGCGGCGCGGCACGCGGCCTCCACCGCCTCGTCGCCGGCGGTTGTGCCGTAGCGGACCGCGTCGGCGACCGTCGTGCCGACCAGCGCGGGCCGCTCGAACGCGTAGCCGACCGACCCGCCGCGCCGCACCTCGCCCGCGGACGGCTCGGCCAGCCCGCCGATCACCGCCGCCAGCGCCGACTTGCCCGCGCCCGACCTGCCCACCACGGCCACGAACGCGCCCGCCGGCACGGTCAGGTCCACGTCGTGCAGCGCGTCCGGCACGCACACCCCGCGCAGCGACACCTCGCCGGGCGGGGCGGCTCCCGGCGGCGTGGTGGTCGGCACCGGCGCGTCGAGCACCTCCGCCAGGCGCGCCGCCGACGCCCGCGCGCGTTGCAGCGCGGTCAGCACGGTGGCCTGGCCGACCACCGCCATCCCCAGCGCCGCGTACCCCAGCGCGGCCAGCACGTCACCGACGCTCAACCGGCCCGCGACCACGCCGAACCCGGCGGCGACCAGCACGGTCAGCTCCACGGCGGGCAGCAGCAGCCCGGCCCGCCAGATCATCCGCGCCTGGGTGCGCCACATGCCGGCCCCGGCGCCCGAGAGCCTCGGCAGCGGCCGCAGCACCCGCTCGGCCTCCTGGTCGGCCCGACCGGAGGCGGCGATCGTGCGCAGCCCGCCCACCGCGTCCACGAGCCGTGCGGACAGCTCGCCGGACACCTCCTGGTAGGTCGCCACGTCCTCCGCGGTCAGCCGCAGGTGCGAGCGCACCAGCAGCGCCGCCAGCGGCACGCTCAGCAGGAACACCGCGGCCAGCCGCCAGTCCAGCAGGGCCAGCGCGACGACCGCGCCGCCCGCCGTGAGCACGGAGACGCCGAGATTCACCGCGAGCACCGCGACCCCGCCCGCGATGGCGCTGTCACCGGTCACCCGGCTCACCGCGTCACCGGCCTCGAACCGCGCGGGGTGCCCGATCGCCAGCAGGTGCGCGGTCAGCCGGCGGCGCAGCCACGCCGCACCGCGCGCGGTGATCGAGGCCGCCAGCACCACGCCGACCGCGTCGCCCACCAGCTCCACGCCCGCGAGCCCGACCAGCCACAGCACGGTGCCGCCGTCGAGCCGGCCGCCCAGCGCCGCGTCGACCGCGGCGGCCAGGGCGGTCGGCAGCAGCAGCCCCGCCGTGGTGGCCAGCAGCGCGTTGAGCGCCAGCAGCAGCCAGCGGGGGTCGCGGCGCACGACCGAGGACAGCAGCATCCGGTCTCCTAGCGGGGGCGCATCATGTGCGCGGGGGCCCGACGGCGCGAACCGTCGGACCCCCGCGGGAGGAGCAGGACCCGGTGAGCGGCGCACTTCGCCTGCGCCGCTCACCGGCTCCGGTCGTGTGACCTGGTCAGCAGGCGACGACGCTCAGGGTCGAGTGGCTGCAGACGCCCAGCAGGGACAGGTTGGACGCGGTCGTGCTGCCGCCACCGCCGCTGCTGCCGCCCGACGCCATCGCGTTGGACTGGGCCTCGGGGGTCTCCATGTCCTGCAGGTCGAGGATGAAGTCCATCGTGACTCCTCTTTCGGGGGATTGGGAAAGGGTTACTGCTACCGACCCGGGAGGGCCGGGGCTGTGAGGAACGGCAGCACGGGTGTGCCGTTCGCGAGGGTGGCGAGCGCCAGGAGCACGCCCGCGCCGCCGGTGCCGAGGTCCATCGACAGCCGCCGGAGCTGGATGCCGGGGAACGCCAGGCCGCCCTGGTAGGGCACGGCGTGCCAGGCGAGCCCGGCCACGTGCCGCTCGATCGCGTGCCGCGGTCCGCCGGTGTGGACGAGGGTGGCGAGCAGACCGGCCCGGCCCAGCATCAGCGCGGGCTGGACGACGAACTCGCCGGTCGTGCCGCCGACCAGCTCCGGCAGCTTCGCCACCACCGGCAGGTCCGGTTCGACCAGGCGGAACTCGTTGAGCACCAGGGCGATGCCCGCGCTGCCGACGCCGACGTAGGGCAGGGTGCGGAAGTTGCCGTCCCGGACCTGCGTGGAACCGTCCAGCGCGATCATCGTCTCGTCGAGGTCGCGCTCCAGCGCCGTGACGCCCGCGTCCAACCAGCGCCGGTCGCCGGTGCGCTCGAACAGGCGCAGGAAGAGCAGCGCGGGCCCGGACCAACCGTGCTCCAAGCCCGCGCGGGCCTTGTCACCGGGCGGCGCGGCGTTCGCGAGCGCCGCGTCCAGCCGCTCGCCCAGCTCCACCGCCTGCCCGGCGTACGTCTCGTCACCGCGCGTGGCGGCGAAGTGCAGCAGGTTGAGCCCGATGCCCGCGAGGCCCGCGCCGAAGCCGTGGTCCTCGGTGCCGGGCACCATCGCGGCGTAGGAGTGGACCAGCTCGCCCGCCAGGTCGTGGTGGCCGAAGTTCTCCAGCACGTGCGCGATGCCGTGGGCGCCGGCGAGGAAGCCGGGCTCCTTCGGCGGGTCGCGGCGCACGGCGTCCAGCAGCCACCGCTCGTGGTCGGGGAACCTGCCCTGACCGGCGACGTCCAGCGCGTGCAGCACGCCCGCCGCGCCGTGGCCGAAGGTCGCGCCGCCGGTCTCGAACTGCTCCACGTCGCCGGGGAACAGCCGGTCGGTGCGCCGCGGGGTGGCGCTGGCCAGGATCGCCTCGGCGACCGTCTTGAGCACCACCGGCAGGTCCGGCTCCGGCCCGTCCAGCACGGTCGTCGTCGGCCCGGTCGGCGGGTCGACGCGGCGCTCCAGGCCGGCGAGGACCTTCGCGCAGTACTCGTCGGACAGGCCGAACCGCCGCCGGATGAAGTCGACGTGGGAGCGCAGCTTCACCGGCGCGAGCTCGATGACGGCGTTGAGCGGCAGGAACAGGTACAGGCGCAGCGCGGCCAGGGCGTGCTCGTCGATCTCGAAGCCGCTGCGGTCCGGCGGCGCCTGGAAGCCGGGCGAGCCGAGCGTGGGCTTGCCGTCCTCCTCGACGCCGAACGCCAGCTCGAAGTCGATCAGCGACACCCGGTCGTCGTCGTCCACCAGGACGTTGAGGGGGTGCAGGTCGCAGAACACCACGCCGCGGTCGTGCACGTCCCCGATGATCCGCTCGACGTCGGCGACGATCTTCAGCGCGCGCCCGGTGTAGGCGGTGACCACCTCGTCGTCGACCTCGTGGTGGGTCAGCGGGTAGTGGTGGCCGAGCCACTGGCCGAGCGGGCGGCCGGGCACCTCGGACATGGCCATGAACTCGTGCTCCCACGCGGTGAAGCGCTCGAACACCTCGGGCACGCCGGGGACGCCGGCGACCCTGGCCAGCATCTCGTGCTCGCGGCGCAGCCGGGCGACCGCGTCGACGTTCATCCGGTCCAGGCCCGAGTGCGGCCTGGCCTCCTTGAGCACCACCCGCCGGTCGTCGGACTTGCGGACCGCCTCGTACACGCCGCCGCCGTTGGAGAAGTGCAGCGAGCGGAGCACCCGGTACGGGAAGTCGTCCGCGCTGCCGGCCCGGCGCGCGGCCAGGTGCTCCTCCAGGCACGCGGGCAGCGCCACCCAGTCCGGCACCCAGAACACGGGCTTGCGCTGGTCGGGCACGAGGGCGCCGTCCGGCCCCTCGATGGCCAGCACGCGCTTGCCGTCCTTCTCCAGCCACTGCTCGACGAAACCGCCGTAGCGGACGAACAGGGGGCCGGCACCGTAGCGCAGGTCACTGAGGATGTACGCCCCCGGTTGTCCCCTCAAGATCTCGGAAAGCTCGGCGAGGACGCGCTCCAACTGGTCGTCGTCGGCCGGGTAGATCGTGATGAGCTTTCCGCTGCCCTCCCGCGGGGCGTATTTCGAGTTGCGCGCCAGCACGATCGAGTGGGTGCGCAGGTATTTGAACGGGATGCGGCGGGCGGTGAGGTACTCGAAGGACGCCAGCAGGACTTCGGCCGCGTTCAGGACGGTCGCCGAGACGTGGATCTTCCACCCCTGCTTCGGCAGCACCACACCGTTCGGGTGCAGGTGGCGCCAGATGTTGCGGTCGGCCTGCGTCCAGCCCTCGGGCACGGCGGGGAGCAGTTGCGAAAAATCGTCCCGGGACGTTTCCGCGCCGTTTTGCACGTCGTAGAAGAGACGATCCGCGAAGCAGTACGCCTCATAGCGGAGATCCACCGGAATTCGCCTCCTCGTTTTCCTTGACCGGCATATTCCCGCATGCTTGTCACTAGAGTGCCAATCCGCCATATCGGGGAGTTCGTGCGTCCGTTCGTGAAGGTCGACTTCGGCGGATCTCCTACCGGTGGTGGTCGCTCGCCGGAAATACCACCCGAACGCCATGTTTAGCTCCGGTCGAGTGAGCCGAGACGTCTTGCGCCGTGCCTAAACGGCATGGGCTTGTCCATTTGTCGGCCAACCCTCGACCAGGCGTTATGTGATGTTCTCCGCTCAATCACGCAGGTGATCACCGATTGTGGCGGAGTTGCTCCCATCGGGGGACGAGCGCATTGTTTGCGGTCTGATCCCCCAATGGGGTGCGTGGGTCTTGAAAGTTTTCCGTCGAACTCCGACGGAGAACCGCACCCGACCTCGCCCAAACCGCAGAACTCGGGGTCGGCGCTGCGACTTCCGGGTGACGACGGGGTGGGCGGGTGGGCTGTGGCAGGCTCGGGGACGTGTCCTCGCGCGTGCTGCTGCCCCTGGTGCTCGTGATCGCCGCCGCGACCGCCGGCGTCGGCGTGGCCGCGCGCGAGGTGTACCAGCGGCCCCCCGTCGTGCCGGGTGACCAGATCGCGGTGCCGGGCACCGGGACCGGCGAGTCGGTGCCGCGCAGCGCCCAACCGGGCAGCGGCGTCGTGCAGCTGAGCGTCGACGCCTCCCTCCACCCGGAGGGGCAGCGCGTCCACGAGGTGCTCCAGCGGCTGTTCGACTCGATCAACAACCGCGACTACGAGCTGTGGACGAAGGCCGTCACGGCCGAGCGCGTCGCCACGCTGAGCCGGCAGAAGTGGCTGGACGACTACCGGACGTCCGCCGACGGCTCGATCCTCGTGCACCGCATCGAGGTGGTCGGCCCGACCAGGCTGCGCGTCCTGATGACGCTCACCAGCACCCAGGACCTGGCCGACGCGCCCGCCGACCTCCAGTCGGACTGCATCGAGTGGCGCGTGGTCTACCCGCTGGAGCTGGAGCGCGGCGCGTGGCGCGTCGACCTGGGCACCGAGGGGCGCTCGTCCCAGTCCGAGGCCTGCTGACGCCCGACCCGACCCCGGGCACGGCGATGGGGTCGCCCCCCGACGTGAGCGACCCCATCGACACCTTCGCGCGGGCGACCGCGGAACGACCTACAGCGGGATGTTGCCGTGCGCGCCACGGCCGGCCGGCGCCGCCGCCAGGGCCTCCGCCAGCTTGCGCCGCGTCCTCGTGGGCTCCACGACCTCGTCCACCACGCCGATCGCGATGGCCCGGTCCACGCCGCCCGCGATGCGCTCGTGCTCCTCGACGAGCTTCGCGTGCAGCGCCTCGCGCTCCTCGTCCGGCACCGCCGCCAGCTTCTTGCGGTGCAGGATGCCGACGGCCGCCTTGGCGCCCATCACGGCCACCTCGGCGATCGGCCACGCGAACACCGCCGTGGCGCCCAGCGAGCGCGAGTTCATCGCGATGTACGCGCCGCCGTACGACTTGCGGGTCACCAGGGTCACCCGCGGCACCACGGCCTCGCCGAACGCGTGCAGCAGCTTCGCGCCACGCCGCACGACGCCGTCCCACTCCTGGCCGACGCCCGGCAGGTAGCCCGGCACGTCCACCAGCACCAGCAGCGGCACGCCGAACG
This region of Saccharothrix longispora genomic DNA includes:
- a CDS encoding ABC transporter ATP-binding protein, with the translated sequence MTYLRALREQRRGIAVLLGWSVLEGVPALLSGRLVGLAVDRGFAAGRPWVGVAWLLAFAACAVLGGFGLRQVFARLGAVVEPLRDALVRQVVRGVLHGGTHARQPDASAVARITRHVEVVRDATAGVLVQARALLVTTAAALVGLAVTVSSLAWLVVLPVVAALVLFGLLLPSLARGQRRLVMADEGTATAAGTVFLGVRDVVAVDGAGHALADVVAQVDRQAAATVRMAWSTALRGVVIALGGFAPLVLLLVVAPGMVRSGELTAGGVLGAVVYLSTSVQPALRRLADTTSTVVLRLVVALRRLAEAAPEPVVVGGDAEPAGHAVELRGVTFGWSPTAEPVVRSLDLVLPEGSHLAVVGPSGIGKSTLAGLVTGLVEPQGGEVLFGGAPVRSVVAEVRHRRIALVPQETYLFTGTVRENLALLAPDASDAALLEAVAAVGAADVLARLGGLAGQVGHAGGGLSTGEAQLLAAARVYASAADVVILDEATSSLDPAAEAVVERAFAARGGTLVVIAHRLSSALRAERVLVMDGGPPLLGGHDELMAGSVLYRDLMAAWQPAPAAG
- a CDS encoding ABC transporter ATP-binding protein, encoding MLLSSVVRRDPRWLLLALNALLATTAGLLLPTALAAAVDAALGGRLDGGTVLWLVGLAGVELVGDAVGVVLAASITARGAAWLRRRLTAHLLAIGHPARFEAGDAVSRVTGDSAIAGGVAVLAVNLGVSVLTAGGAVVALALLDWRLAAVFLLSVPLAALLVRSHLRLTAEDVATYQEVSGELSARLVDAVGGLRTIAASGRADQEAERVLRPLPRLSGAGAGMWRTQARMIWRAGLLLPAVELTVLVAAGFGVVAGRLSVGDVLAALGYAALGMAVVGQATVLTALQRARASAARLAEVLDAPVPTTTPPGAAPPGEVSLRGVCVPDALHDVDLTVPAGAFVAVVGRSGAGKSALAAVIGGLAEPSAGEVRRGGSVGYAFERPALVGTTVADAVRYGTTAGDEAVEAACRAAQVHDVVVRLPSGYATPVPDAPMSGGEAQRLGLARAFVRDPAVLVLDDATASLDVVTENAVETAVETALPGRTRVVVTHRAATARRADLVVWLDEGRVRATGAHHELWGDDGYRAVFG
- a CDS encoding SapB/AmfS family lanthipeptide, translating into MDFILDLQDMETPEAQSNAMASGGSSGGGGSTTASNLSLLGVCSHSTLSVVAC
- the lanKC gene encoding class III lanthionine synthetase LanKC; translated protein: MDLRYEAYCFADRLFYDVQNGAETSRDDFSQLLPAVPEGWTQADRNIWRHLHPNGVVLPKQGWKIHVSATVLNAAEVLLASFEYLTARRIPFKYLRTHSIVLARNSKYAPREGSGKLITIYPADDDQLERVLAELSEILRGQPGAYILSDLRYGAGPLFVRYGGFVEQWLEKDGKRVLAIEGPDGALVPDQRKPVFWVPDWVALPACLEEHLAARRAGSADDFPYRVLRSLHFSNGGGVYEAVRKSDDRRVVLKEARPHSGLDRMNVDAVARLRREHEMLARVAGVPGVPEVFERFTAWEHEFMAMSEVPGRPLGQWLGHHYPLTHHEVDDEVVTAYTGRALKIVADVERIIGDVHDRGVVFCDLHPLNVLVDDDDRVSLIDFELAFGVEEDGKPTLGSPGFQAPPDRSGFEIDEHALAALRLYLFLPLNAVIELAPVKLRSHVDFIRRRFGLSDEYCAKVLAGLERRVDPPTGPTTTVLDGPEPDLPVVLKTVAEAILASATPRRTDRLFPGDVEQFETGGATFGHGAAGVLHALDVAGQGRFPDHERWLLDAVRRDPPKEPGFLAGAHGIAHVLENFGHHDLAGELVHSYAAMVPGTEDHGFGAGLAGIGLNLLHFAATRGDETYAGQAVELGERLDAALANAAPPGDKARAGLEHGWSGPALLFLRLFERTGDRRWLDAGVTALERDLDETMIALDGSTQVRDGNFRTLPYVGVGSAGIALVLNEFRLVEPDLPVVAKLPELVGGTTGEFVVQPALMLGRAGLLATLVHTGGPRHAIERHVAGLAWHAVPYQGGLAFPGIQLRRLSMDLGTGGAGVLLALATLANGTPVLPFLTAPALPGR